CGagagaccttgggtttgatcctcagcatcgcatacaaataaattaataaaataaaggtataaaaaataagaaggaaaaaaaggcttaaaaaaaaaagaattcagtgaaAAGCATTTTCTGGCTGGGGCATTGTGTCACTCAGTGAGGCTAGTTGTTCCTGGTGAGCCCTGCACGGTAGAGCTCTGTTCAAGTCTGCTCTGCTGCTAgtacatgtatgtgtgcatgcatacgtgtgtgcatgtgtgtaggcCCACTCATGCACACAGAAAGTTATATTTATGTCTAAGAGGAGGTTCTTTTCCATTCAGAGGCTGTTTAGATGGGTGTTTCTCCAGCTCCCCAGGCCTTTGGGGTGGTAGGTGACAAGCCAgagtttgttgtttctttttccccccatcaCAGATTCTGAGGATGATGGAGAATCCGAAGCAGCCAAACAACTGATTCAGCCAATAGCTGAGAAGATCATCGCCAAGTACAAAGCCAAAGAGGAGGAGGCACCACTTCTATTCTTCGTGGCTGGGGAGGTAAGTGTGGAGAGAGGATATGGCCCTGGCTCTCTTAGCTGGGGACTTTTAGGATGTGAGTAATAGTGGCCTCTAGGAAGTTTGAGGGGACCTCTGGGACCAAGCTGATTATGCCACAGACCAATGTGGAAGAAAAGACATGTCATTAGACATGGAAAACCATTTCTTACCCCTGCTgcttccttttcccctcctttttgCAACAGTACCAAGCCCTCTCAGGGCCACTGCCACACAGGCTGCTGGGGAGAACAGCCGCCAAAAACTTTCATGATCCACCCTCTCTCCAGTGGTGCTTGGTCAGAACCATGCCCTGGGTGCTTTATAAAGTGTGGACTGGTTTAGGTTCTCTGCACCAGCCTGCAAAATGAGCTTAGCTCTTTACTGGGATTCTGGTTTTGGCCGTAGTTGGGAGTACAGTTAGTTACCAGCCAGCCCAGGAAGAGGGtcaagtttggaaactgttgtcatccccagtccctttcaACCAAGGCCTGGCCCTTGAAGGCCCCCACAGTTTGGACCAATAGAGAACTTTTCCCAGGGTTAGAAGGGAGCCCTGGAGAGGAGGGAATCTCCAACCTGCTAGCCGCTGCTTTCAGTAAGATGGACATGTGCGCGTGCGCGATGCGCAGGCATGTATCCCACAGGATCCCCTTCTGCGCATGCTCACTGCATCCCACCCCGGTGCCCCCTGAAAAAGTCATTGACACTTGGTTAGACTACCCCTGCCTCCTTCGTTCACCCATCTGTACCTCTAGTTGGTAGGAGCCCACCCGCTCATTTCACGCTGTTTGGATCCCAGGAGAGGCTGGAGAAGACAGGCAGCAGCCAGACACCCTGAGCCACCCATTCATCACTTCCTGAATAGCTGCCCCTGCAGGCCCTAGAGGGCCCCTCGCAGGCAGCTCAAGTCGCCCTGCCCTGCCCAACCCTGGGATGGAAAGGAACAAAGAGGGTTCACAGGCCCTGGGGCTCACTAGCGCTGCACACAAAGCGCCCAGCGAGGCTGCTCTGCATTTATTAAACTCTAACCCCACAGAATGGCTCCAAAGAAAAGATGGGTGCAGAACAGAAAGGGCTGCGCCCCTGTGGGGCGGGGCTTTAGAAAGTGGCTGAAAAGGGCCTTTGCGGAAACCCAGGCACTGGGCCAGGCACTGGGCCAAGTGCTTCACCTGCTTGTTTCCTTTGTACCTCACCTCTCTGCCTGGGAACATAATCATCGTCCTGtctcacagaggaagaaagtaaGGCTCCAGCCAGATGAAGGGATGCCCTGAAACTGCTCCCTGGGCTCTctctgagcagggctggggttgctgGCCTTTGGTTTACCCTCACAGAAGCTCCATGTGTTAGGAACCTCTGTCAAATCCATTTTGTTAAATACATTTGACAGGGGCTAGGACCTGGGCTGAAAGTTCTTGCCAGGGTCACATAGGAAGTAGGTAGCAGAGGAAGAGAACTGAAATGAGATTACATGACTCCAAGAACAGTgctcttcctctttctgtccATGTGTTCTGACAAATGGGCCTGCTCATGCCCCGAGGGAGGAGGCTCCCTGGATCAGAAAACTGGACAGAGGCATCTGTGTCATCTGCTGCTTTTGTCCCCACCTGGCTTCATGTTCTTCCTGTGCATTTCACGTGGGCTTATGGCCTTTTGGGCTTTCTAGATTCCAGTTCTCTGTCCTTAAGTTCAGAAGCAAGGCAGCATGGAAGGAAGGGGGCCAGGCAGAGGAAGATAGAATATCCAGCATTGATTGAGCCCAGAACTCTGTCTCAATCATATCCCTGTGGCAGGCAAAAGTTATCCCCTCTGAAATCCTGGTGGACATTAAAATTCATCCATGTGGTTTGATTGGAGGGATCCAGGGAGGGCAAGCAGTGGAACGCTTGGCTTGTGCAGGCCTCCTAATGGGAATGAGACATAAATTATTTGTCCAGGTGTCTCCCTTTATTTATCATGAAGACTTTTTACTAACTCACATGAAGGGCCTGAATTGGGGAAGAATGCTTGAGAAATTGAATCATACAGCATTGCTGGGAAGTGCATGGTGTTTTAGGGGGCAGGAAAGATCATCTCACTAATAGTCTACCTAAAGATTTGCCATGGatacatgaattttatttttgtcttagaaATCAGTgagtcatgggctggggttgtggctcagcggtagattgctcgcctagcatgtgcaaagccctgggttcgatcctcagcaccacataaaaataaataaaataaaggtattgcatccaaatacaactaaaaaataaatattaaaaaaaagaaatcagtgagTCATAAGTTTTATGCTTCCTGCTCACCTCCATCTAAGACCAAGAATAATCCAAGCCCCTTTTCTGCAAAatgtttgttttagtcagtttttttgatACTTTAACTAAAAGATccgacaagaaaaattttaggatGTAAAGTTTTttcaggggctcatggtttcggaggtctcaatccatagagagcaggctccattccatggggcttaaggtgaggcagaacatcatggtggaagagtgtggcagagggaagtggttcacatggtgatcaagaagcatagagagactccacttgctgGATACAATATATACACCCCATAGtcatgcccccaatgcccacctcctccagccgcaccctacccaccttcagttaccacccagttaatcccatcagggaattaattcactaattgggttaaggctctcatgacccaataatttctcctctaaaccttcttgcgttgtctcatacatgagcttttgggggacacctcatatccaaaccataacagtgtctGTCTTTTTCATTGGGTTTAGAATATTGTGCATTTTGTAGGGAAATGACTTCAGGATGGGTATGTAAAGTCCATTGACTGTTACCTACCTCATGGGGGTCAGTGTCATGAAAGGTAACCTTAAATGTTTGCTCCCTGACAAAACCTTTTTCTTGTCTTTGGATTTGTGTTTGCCTTTATATTTGAATCAGGCAGTATCTGATATGAGGGAAGTTCACCCACACAGCTGCTGGGAATGCACAAGAAAGTGTCCATGTCCTTCTCAAACAAATACAGTGAAGCAGCGTAACCTTGGTGCTTGCGAAGCTATGTTTAGAGTTGGCCAGCTATGTGCCTCTTGCCTTCTTTGAAACcatgggtggggggggggtagtGAGTTGTTTCTGTttaaaaactttccagaattgAAGTTCAGATGGCCTCAGATAAGCCACAGTAGAGTTAGCAAGTAATTGAGAGTTGCTTGCAAAAATAAGCAATCAAAAgacatcacatttttaaaaagcagaagatataACCAGAGTTGCTTTCATGCTAATAAAGATGATTTGCTTGGTGGCTTGGGGGATCTAAGGGAATTTTTTGAAGTGGTCTCCCCACAACAGGGCACGGTCTCCTGCTGCCTATGCTAAGAACCCATCTCTCCTTGAGGGGAGCCTGCTCTTCAGGATGATGGAATTGTCCCATTCCATGCAGTCTGGGGAGACGGGGCCCAGAggacttcttctttttaaaacttactgGTTTTCTCTCCCCTCTGGTGACTTCCAGGATGACATGACTGACTCCCTGCGAGATTACACCAACCTGCCTGAAGCTGCCCCTTTGCTCACCATTCTGGACATGTCAGCCCGGGCCAAGTATGTGATGGACGTGGAGGAGATCACCCCTGCCATTGTGGAGGCCTTTGTGAATGACTTCCTAGCAGAAAAGCTCAAGCCAGAGCCCATCTAGTGGGGCTCCAGCCTCTTGAGACCTTATTTAAGactcattctcctcctcctccccttcttcccctcTGCCCTTGGACTTTTCCAGCAGGTCCTAAATCACacaacccaaatttccaacctctctgtGGTGCCTTGTTTCTGCATTAACTCCTCACTAGCACCCAAGGGTGCACATCCTCACAGCAGCAGCAGAATCTGTCATATTTGGAGATTCTGCCTGGCATTCACAGGGATGGCATAACCGGGCCAGAACTGGGACTGCAGCACTCTCTCCAGGTCACTAGCTCTTGGTGAAGGATTGTTCAGGGTATTCTGCACAATAAGCATGCAGAGACATCGAATTGGGGTTCTGGCTCTGGAGTCAGCACGCACACAAAACAGCCAGAAGGGAGCTGCTccacatgcacacgcacatgcTGGTGGAGCAGAGAAAGGGCGTGGCCTCAGCAGACATCAGCTCAGAGCTGTTGGGGAGAGTATCCTTTTATAGGGGACGTAGATATAGTCTTTCTTGGTCTGAGGGAGAAACAGCAGTTTATCAGTGGGTTCTTGGGCAGGGGACTCCCAAATCTAAAACGAagtgtgtggggtttttttggtgagAAAACAAGTAGCTAAGGTAATGATTCATATAATTGCTTAGTTTTATTGAGCTCCTACCATATGATTAGAGTTTTGCATTCCTtccttttatctctttcttccttgGTCTTGACCTTCTCCAGGTTTTTGCCTGCTCATACAGACAGCTTCTACTCTCTGGGAATTTTGTTCTTGAATTCTTCTCCTTGATATCTTTCCAAGAAACTTGGCTCTGAGTTCTTAGAGGAGCCATGCTCAGCTGCACAGATCTGTGGCCCAGCTCTGTGCCTGAGGCCACTGGATCTTTGCTGAGGCATCTGCATCCTTTTCAGTTTCCCCTGTCactcccttttcttttcaaagCAGAACTGAAAAGCAAGAATTTACTAGAAATCTAGCTTGTCTTTAAGAATCTTCAGAAGAAGCTGTGTTCTcaggcaggagggaggacagagggCGTGTCAGCTAAAAGTAGGCCGTGGGTACCCTTTGCTACCCTTTGCTAGGACTAGGTAACTTGCCCTTTTGTTTGAGTGGAACTGGCCACAAAAGGGGAAACATTTAGGGTGAGAGACTTTGGCCCAGAGATTCACAGGGGTTTAGCCTATCTCAGTCAGGTGTCAGAGCCTTTAAACAGTCCAAGGCCTTACCCTTGACTCAACTCTGCCATCTGCCAACCAAAACAATTTATTTGGAAAACCCCACAACCCACCCATAAGCTGTTGACAGTGTTCCTTGCTAAATTGGATTGTTTATTTGTATAGTTCAGAGGTACAAAATTAGTTGGTGATTAGACTATTTGATGTTGCCAGCCTGAAATGCAATCACCTAGTAAGAAATAAAGCAGGCATCTCTGGACATTACCATCTAGTGGCCTTCCCTgttcttaataataaaaatatttttcacttgagTGCTCTATTAGAGGGTGGGCAGTGGAAGGAAAGGCATAGAGAACCTCTAGTAGCCatgttccagaattttctaaaatcccaagaggtcagtggtagaggacttgactagcatgtgcaagaaggccctgggtttgattcctggtaCTGAGggggataagaaaaaaaaacccaagaagaTGGCCATCTGTCAAATCATCTTGGTTTCCAGAAGCCAGAAAGCTGATTTTGATTAGAGTGCCAGAGACAGATGCCTCCAGGAGCTCAGGTCACCATCCCTTTGGCTTGGTACTTGCTCCAAGGTGAATCCCTAGATTATAGACATTGTTATGGACATTCCCCGCTCTTGAGATTGCGGGTTGGGAAAACACAAGGACTCCTGCAGGGGTCTCCCTGTGAAGAATAGGGTAAGAGTTGGGGCTGCCCAAGTCTAGCTCTGTCCTAAGGCTAGAGGCCTCTCTAGAAATTCTACCATTGTCCCTTAGAGGGTGAGGCAGATGAGGGTACAAGATTAGGCTCTCCCTTGGAAGATGTATAGAATTTGTGTCCCTGCCCTAGGTCATGACTGCCTTGGAGGAAAGGAGACCCTCTTTGCAGCTGCTTTTTTTGTGAGGACAGAAGGAACAGAGTCCAGTGAGGAGTTGCTGTCATTGCAACAGAAAAATTGGTCATCTGTGTTACTTTAGTGGCCTGTATTGGGCTGACTTTTCTGAAGTACTAACTACTAATGTCATCCAGATCCCTGTCACCAGAATTCCCCTTTTAGAGCACATGTGTAGTTTAGTTAAGCTCAGTGGGAAGGTTTATTAAAAAGGTTTAGGTCTATACCATGGCTACATTGGAGGAAAATATTAGGGAAGACTCACTTCACGGTGCCAATGAAAAATTCCCTTCTCCATGGTGCAGGAGATCCTAAAGGTCATTGATGCAGACAAATGGCAGCGGGATAATTCTCACCAAGCAGCTCCATGATACCTTATAAGTCTCATTGCTAATTGGAAGCAGGTTAAACACCCCAGCTGTGACATATGCAAGGAGAACCATTTCCTGCCGGTTGAGACAGGAAGGTGGCTATAGAAATGCCACCCTGGAGTTCCCAGATTTGTGTTCACAACAGTGACCTCCAGTTGCCATTCTCACAATagagatgagatttttttttttttaactgtcttcCTACATTAAAGATCTGTTTAAGGAAATGGGGTGTATTGGGATTGGTATGTACACTGGGCAGAGGAAACCAGCTTCCTTTTCAGGAGTCAGGTGGTATTGTGCTACtaacccccccacacccccaacacacacacacacatgtccttGAAATCAATGGCTAGCATTTATTCCGGCTTCGGGAGCCAGTGCTATTTTCTTGGCATCGGACAAGCTTCAAGTGGTAATTTTCAGCCAgactttgtttttctctattgCCTAATTAAAGACACTAAAAAGCTGttccccactcctcctgccctTCTGCAGGGCAGCAAACTGAATTCAGCAATGAAACAGCAGGATGTGGCCTGGGGACAGGCTGGCAGTACTATGTGGTGTTGTACTATTTAGCTAGAAAGAAAACCATGGACATGTGAAGTCACAGGCAGAAATGCTGCACACAAGAAATTATAGCATTGGGAGGGGCCTCAGTGAGCATGAGGTCCTGCCCTACCCAGTCACTAGGGAGGGACACACATTCTGTACACAATGCTATTTctctggccagcctgggcaggccCGTGCTTCAGGATAGTTCGAGAGTGCAACTGTTTTATAGATCTTGGGGTAGCAATGCTCACAGGCTACAGAGATTCAGGAGTGCCCCCAGAAGTTCCTCTAAGAAAGACTGCCTTGGGAACTAGGAACTGACCTAGGGACCCCAAGCCTAGGCAGACTTTCAAGGCTGCCCCAAAACAATTGTGCTGAAGTAATCACCTCGCCAACATCCCTCTTCCCAATGCCAACAGGGACAAGAGAGTGACAAGAATGTGTCCTTTCCTTCAAGTAGGTTGCTGAAGGGAAaatttggggagggtggggagcaAGTAGCTGTGGATGGGAGCTTTGTTATTAGTGTCACTGGCCTCAGCATGTGTGGTGTGAGCTTGTGTTTCCAGAAAACAAAAGgctatatgtaaaattttatattgagtTCTGCTTTATGATGGGGTTTCTTCTACTGGGAGATATATGACAAAGAAGTTCTAGGTACCTTATATGCAAAAGGATGAAGTAAATATGCCCCATTTTTCAAGGCTTATGTGTGGCTCACCCCATTGGTGTTTTAGAACACTTCCTTAACCAGGAAATGTGTTATTTGGGGTGGGTGGAACTCATTCGGAGGGACATTTGGATTTCCATTAAAATAATGTGCAGATTCTGGAAAGCCTCCATCTCTATAGGCCAATGTACAGCCCGAGCCAGGCAGAGTAGCCTCAGGTCTAGATTCTTGGGTGCTCATGCTTTATACAAATAAGTCACCCACATGAACTGGAATGGGAAAACCATAAGAGACATGGTCTTAGGAGCCAAGTTTCCCCCAAATTGATCTTTGGACATCAGAGGAACTGAGAGTCCCCAGTCTACCAAGAGCCACTCTGTAGGCTCGCAGTCAGCACATGCTTCCTTCATTCCAGGGATACAAGGGAGGCTGAGGTTGGACCCTGCAGCAGTCATTTTCCCACCTCTTCCTCAATCTGTGTTCCCTTGCATTTTGAGAAAGCAGCACCTTTGGCATCGGTTGAGAATTATCTGAGAAAAGGAGCTCTTCTTACACAATCAGGGATTTTTGAGAGTAGGAAGAACAGAACTGATTCCAATCATATCACATTGGGAGTCTCCATCATGCTTGGCCATTGAGCGTCAACAATGCTTCCTAAGACTCCCAGGAAGGACTTGGCTTACAGCTGCCATCTCAGCTGCTCAGATGTGACATGGTTCCTTAGTTAAAGAGACTTAGTTCATCCATTAattttgtttctcatttatttgtGCAATCTCATGGGGAAATCGAAGAAATAAGATCTCAGAATTTAAGTGACAATGAGTGCTTCCTCGAGAAAACAAAAGTGAGCTCAAGTGAAGTCTGCTCCTGAGGGAGTGGCAGGGACCAAGAGGGGAGCCCCAAGCTCTGCAGTACAGCTGGTGGTTTTCAGCACTATCCAGAGAACCTTGGATGGGTGTTGTTTCTGGGATCTTTGCATGGAGGAATCACAAAAGTGGATCTAAACGCAGCTCAGCTTGGATGGCGGTGGCCTCTGGAGTTGATGTGAACCCTGGGACAAGTGTCGGAAGCTCCATACTGTTCATTAATGAACAGTATCCTAACCAGAAGCCAGCAgccagggtggggcaggggagaaAGATTTCTGCGCTCCCTGCTGTGTAGCACTAACTGAAGGGCCAAGCACACTCCCACAGTAAGACTTGGGCCCATTGGGACATTGGCCTCTGCACAGAGCTGCTCTCTCAGAAACTGTTAGAGCGAAAAGCTGTAGCAGTTTTGTTAGTTCCCATTTCTGTCCACTTAGTTTAGAGTTTTTGGTCCAGTGTCCTCCTGAATTTCATATTCTTGCTTCTACTAAGATTACATGAGCCAGTCTGGATGGGTCTTTGACAACTGTGAGCTTGCAATTACTCTTTGGTAGAGAGATACTTGACTCTATCCTTCTCCTTTTAAGCAACTTAAATCTGAGAAAGATCATGACCCCTCCCTCCGGCTTTAGGGGTGGTTCTGAAGTGCAGCCCGCCACCTCGTGGCAGAAACCACTGCTGCAGCTGTGCCTCGGGACAAAGGCAAGGAGCCTGGCCAGCATCCCACAAGGTTTACCTTTCAGCCCAgtgtttttcttgtcatgtaTTGTTCAATTTATTCCTATTCACTGCAAAGGTGGTGACCGAACAAACATTGGCCTCAAATTCAAAAATTCATGAAAGTTGTTTTCCAGTATCACTCAGCAGATAAGAACTTAACCACCATTTGCTCTCCTGCAGTCATTTAAGAGAAAGGACAGCGTGCCTTCCACCCCTCCCCTTCTCACCAGCAGCCAGGGTGGTTATACCTATGAATGTACAAAAAGAACTCACAGACATTGTGGAGAAGCCACCGACTATCACGTCAAAGGCACACCAACTCCTTTTCCCCCTTTTACAGTCAGGATGAAAACTGGGCTAAAGAGTTATTTGCCAGTGTTTTGCATTGCTGTTTTTTCTCAAGGATGTAGTTTGttctttcattgattttaattttgaacAAAACCCAGCAAGAACACCATCTACGGACACAAATTACAAGAAGTTGGCTTCAGGTGGGAAAGACACAAGTGTATGACTTCTTTTTCTCTAGCACTTTTCAAAGATGTTGATGAGGAAGACACAGCCAATCAAACTACAAACACCCCTCTCCCAACAGGCCAAAGCAATACCACCTGCCAAGTGAAAGTTGATTTCCAATATCACTCAGCACATACCCACACCCACATTTAGTTCTCCCAGGAAGAAGTTTTTACTAGGGAGCTGGAAAagcagaaagggaaggaaagggggtcCATGGTATCTCTTGAGCATGCTGGCAACCCACTCCACCTCTCTGGAATGAGCAGCTAAGGAGTTCAAATCATTACAGGAACCACTGTACCAAAGGGTATATATAGTTCAACTACACTCCTACTGTTGTCCTCAACTCCAACCCTATATTTATAGTTGTAAAAGTGGTGTCTGGATTGAGTCCTAACACTAGTTCACAGCCAGTCATTAGATATGGTGATTACCATCTGCACCTCCCTGGCTATATCCTGGATGGCACCTGGTAAGTAAGGATGTAACTTGTCCTGGTCCCCTGGGGGTTTAAGAGAATTGCAGGGGGTCCTGCAGCAAAGCTGTAGTTCCCAGGGCTCCAAGCTCTCAGAACCTCACACCCACCCTTCCTGTGTTCACACAGCACCCAAGCGTGCTGGCACGTTCCTGAGCAGTTCTGTCATTCTGTGTAGGGGGAAGGGTGTACCTTAGTATATTATTACATTTAAACAACTTTACATAAAATAGGATTAACAACAGGAAAGTAGTAAAAAGGGAGATGCTTTCCCCACTGCTGCAGGGTTAAGCTGCAGATTTGGTCAATTTCTTCCTGTTCTACAGAGTCCTCAAAAAACATTTGCAAAGGTGCTAAGAAGATGATAACACCTGATGAATCAAGCTGTTTCTAAAGATTGGCATAAGGTGGGTGGGATATACATAACAGTGGCTATTGAAGTGAGGTCTACACAGACCCCAGGGGTGGACATATCCAAGCTTCAAGACCAGCTAGCTATTGCTCCATGACTCGCAGCCATTTGCTTCTTGGGTTATTCCTCTTAGCAATGCCCTCCTCAGCAGGCCCAAAATGAAGAGACACTGAGACCCACTGACCACACTTAAATGCTGGTTCTAGGTTTATTTTCCACTGACCAATTATCAGGCAGAGATGGCTTAACCATGACCCATAACCAATACTTGATGACTGTAAAATACCAATCAGTCTTTGGGAACTTTCGGggcaaaaaaaaatgcttcttagTGGTCTCctggccccccacccccatgctggagatggaacccagggtttcataCGTGTCAGGgaagcactaccactgagctacaacccagccacAGTACACAATTAAATTAGGTATATCCAGAGCCACATAATTAattaccaaacacacacacacacatacacataccctCAAAGTTCGTAGAGAGATGGGAGATCTCAGGAAGAATTTTGACCTTTTTATTTATGAGGAAAAGCAGAAACTTAAGAAATTCCTATTTTTCCGACGCTGTATGATGGCAGCAATGCCTACCTCTTGCCTCCTGAATATGGCCAGGAAGCCAGTTAACCAACTCTGCCAGCCTCCATCCAGTATGCTGGGGTTGCAGGAGCTGGAGGCATCCTCAAACACAACTTCGGCCCCCTTTTTCAGTGGTAGGTCCTGTCCCTGTTCAAGTGTTCCACCCTTAACCTTAGCTGTCTTTTTCCTTCAAAAAGCAGGATGCTTGCAGCCATGGCCGAGTTCAGGCTGTCCACACCAGGCACAACAGGGATCAGCAGCCTCTTGCCCCCAGTGCTCTCAGCCAACTGCAGGGACTCCAGGCTCACGCCATGGGTCTCCCCACCTATCACCACAGCTGCTGGTGCCTCTGTCCAGTCCAAGTCATAACTCTGAACCTCAATTTCAGGAAGCCAGTCTTTACTGTCTCCAGTTTCTATATCCTCTTCCTGGAACTTGTGAAATTTCAGAAATCGTCGATCACACACCCAGCCATAATCACTGGCTTTAGTAGACATCTGGGCCTGAGCATAGAGGCCACAGTTGTCTGCTACATGGACCCGGGTGTCAGGGGGCAAGTAATTGGGTACTGTTTCCCATTCCAGATTATTGATAATAGGCACCTGAAAATGTGCCCCCATGCCTGCCCGTAGCACTTTGGGTTCCCAGGCATCCACACAGcctagaaaacaaaaaagaagatttAATCAAGATTTCATAAGTCTCAGAGTGGAAGCTCTGGAGTAAATCAGATTAATT
This window of the Ictidomys tridecemlineatus isolate mIctTri1 chromosome 3, mIctTri1.hap1, whole genome shotgun sequence genome carries:
- the Mrm3 gene encoding rRNA methyltransferase 3, mitochondrial isoform X2, with amino-acid sequence MTYPETQLQHFLPLFLICDNLRDPGNLGTILRSAAGAGCSKVLLTKGCVDAWEPKVLRAGMGAHFQVPIINNLEWETVPNYLPPDTRVHVADNCGLYAQAQMSTKASDYGWVCDRRFLKFHKFQEEDIETGDSKDWLPEIEVQSYDLDWTEAPAAVVIGGETHGVSLESLQLAESTGGKRLLIPVVPGVDSLNSAMAASILLFEGKRQLRLRVEHLNRDRTYH